In the genome of Alphaproteobacteria bacterium, one region contains:
- the rpsM gene encoding 30S ribosomal protein S13: protein MARIAGVNVPSQKRVEISLRYIYGIGPAKALAICEKANIDRTRRMHQLSEDELTKIREVIDNDYQVEGDLRRVIAMNIKRLVDLGCYRGLRHRKGLPVRGQRTHTNARTRKGKAKPIAGKKKTA, encoded by the coding sequence GTGGCGCGTATTGCAGGTGTAAACGTTCCTTCTCAGAAGCGGGTAGAAATATCTTTAAGATATATCTATGGAATTGGTCCGGCCAAAGCTTTGGCAATTTGTGAAAAGGCGAATATTGATCGCACCCGTCGGATGCATCAATTGTCAGAAGATGAATTGACCAAAATCAGAGAAGTTATTGACAATGACTATCAGGTAGAAGGTGATTTGCGCCGGGTTATTGCCATGAATATCAAGCGCTTGGTTGACTTGGGATGCTACCGTGGATTGCGTCACCGTAAGGGGCTTCCTGTTCGTGGACAAAGAACTCATACAAATGCTCGTACGCGCAAGGGTAAAGCTAAGCCTATCGCTGGTAAGAAGAAAACTGCATAA
- a CDS encoding adenylate kinase: MNIVLFGPPGCGKGTQAQLLKEKYGLIHLSTGEVLRHEQAMKTELGLESKRLMEKGLFVPDDLILEMVSNTLDRPECLVGVIFDGVPRTIYQAEALERILSGKKKSLDYVIEILIDDAVLEKRITGRFTCKGCGAGYNDFSKPTKEKGICDVCGSIEFVRRADDTAETVKQRLRMYYEQTRPLTEYYRKKGLYESVDGLLDVGEVAQVINSVIEKRKYT; the protein is encoded by the coding sequence ATGAATATAGTTTTATTCGGCCCTCCTGGATGTGGTAAGGGGACTCAAGCTCAGCTTTTGAAAGAAAAATATGGCTTGATCCATTTGTCTACAGGGGAAGTTTTGCGCCATGAACAGGCCATGAAAACAGAATTAGGTTTGGAATCTAAGCGCTTGATGGAGAAGGGGCTTTTTGTTCCCGATGATCTGATTTTAGAGATGGTATCTAACACTTTGGATCGCCCAGAATGTTTGGTGGGCGTTATTTTTGATGGGGTTCCCCGCACGATTTATCAAGCGGAAGCCTTGGAAAGAATTTTGTCAGGTAAAAAAAAGTCTTTAGATTATGTCATTGAGATTCTGATTGATGATGCGGTCCTTGAAAAAAGAATTACAGGTCGATTCACCTGCAAAGGGTGTGGGGCTGGATATAATGATTTTTCCAAACCTACTAAGGAAAAAGGCATCTGCGATGTGTGCGGCTCTATAGAATTCGTCAGAAGAGCTGATGATACTGCAGAAACTGTAAAACAAAGGTTGCGGATGTACTACGAACAAACAAGGCCTTTGACGGAATATTATAGAAAAAAAGGTTTGTACGAAAGTGTTGATGGCCTGCTTGATGTCGGCGAAGTCGCCCAGGTCATAAATAGTGTCATAGAAAAGCGTAAATACACTTGA